Proteins co-encoded in one Alphaproteobacteria bacterium PA2 genomic window:
- a CDS encoding Rrf2 family transcriptional regulator produces the protein MRLSTKGRYAVMAMADLARRQGSASGERAVSLAEIAVRQQISLSYLEQLFARLRRQGLVRSLRGPGGGYLLARTPDATSIAEIVMAVDEPLRATRCSGKSKGCMLKGERCLTHDLWEEMGRKIEGYLASVTLADVALGRLAPETPAS, from the coding sequence ATGAGACTCAGCACCAAAGGGCGATACGCGGTCATGGCCATGGCCGACCTGGCGCGTCGTCAGGGGTCTGCGAGCGGCGAGCGGGCCGTGTCCCTGGCGGAGATCGCTGTGCGCCAGCAGATTTCCCTGTCCTATCTGGAACAGCTCTTCGCCCGCCTGCGTCGTCAGGGCCTGGTGCGCAGTCTGCGGGGGCCCGGCGGCGGCTATCTGCTGGCCCGCACGCCCGACGCGACCTCCATCGCCGAGATCGTCATGGCTGTGGATGAACCCCTGCGGGCCACCCGCTGCAGCGGCAAGTCCAAGGGCTGCATGCTGAAGGGCGAACGCTGTCTGACCCATGACCTCTGGGAGGAAATGGGCCGCAAGATCGAGGGCTACCTGGCTTCGGTCACCCTGGCGGACGTGGCTCTGGGTCGGCTGGCCCCGGAGACGCCTGCGTCATGA
- a CDS encoding peptidase M48 Ste24p: MTIKSRHALASLALASGVMLAASPSLAQTVASGFQNPPVPKEHAASIEAQGGLYEGPVAAYVAKVGDRVAAAAGRGGQCGFHVVNSMVVNAFTSPPGCHVYITRGLLSVINSEAELAGTLGHEIGHVNANHAGKRQNRTLVTGLGALVLGAVTKSDQVAQIASQVGQLTVLSYSRNQEYEADSLGVQYLPKAGYPASGLTGTLQAIQREDQLEARQRGQGDTAVPGWLRTHPLTSDRIARTVQLAAKAPAVKPGMDGYLIATNGMLYGDDPAQGFVVGRAFLHPELGFGFEAPTGFTLTNGPAAVTIEGPNRSRAIFAAGKIGGARLEDYAVNLMRQAANQTPISMGQPQSTKINGVDSVMVPALARTANGDVEFVVVVYATGGETGYQFLAQAPAGTARVFDPMFNSFHRITAAEVAKLRPRRIELVTVKATDTVASLSARMAVEGFQQETFMAINGLEPGAALKPGRRVKLVSATK; the protein is encoded by the coding sequence ATGACCATCAAATCCCGCCATGCCCTGGCGTCGCTCGCCCTTGCGTCCGGCGTCATGCTGGCTGCCTCGCCATCTCTCGCCCAGACGGTCGCCAGCGGCTTTCAGAACCCGCCTGTCCCCAAAGAGCACGCCGCCTCCATAGAGGCCCAGGGCGGGCTCTATGAGGGGCCTGTGGCGGCTTATGTGGCCAAGGTGGGAGATCGGGTCGCCGCAGCCGCCGGGCGCGGCGGGCAGTGCGGCTTCCACGTGGTCAACAGCATGGTGGTCAACGCCTTCACCTCCCCGCCCGGCTGTCACGTCTACATCACCCGGGGCCTGCTCTCGGTGATCAACAGCGAGGCCGAGCTGGCGGGAACCCTTGGTCACGAGATCGGCCATGTGAACGCCAACCACGCCGGCAAACGTCAGAACCGCACACTGGTGACCGGTCTGGGCGCCCTGGTCCTAGGCGCCGTGACCAAGTCGGACCAGGTGGCGCAGATCGCCTCCCAGGTCGGCCAGCTGACCGTGCTCAGCTATTCGCGCAACCAGGAATACGAGGCCGACTCCCTGGGCGTTCAGTACCTGCCCAAGGCCGGCTACCCCGCCTCTGGTCTCACCGGAACCCTGCAGGCCATCCAGCGGGAAGACCAGCTGGAGGCCCGCCAGCGAGGCCAGGGCGACACCGCTGTTCCCGGCTGGCTGCGAACCCACCCCCTGACCTCTGACCGCATAGCCCGGACGGTCCAACTGGCCGCCAAGGCGCCCGCCGTAAAGCCGGGTATGGACGGCTATCTCATCGCCACAAATGGCATGCTCTATGGCGACGATCCGGCCCAGGGTTTCGTTGTGGGCAGGGCCTTCCTGCATCCCGAACTGGGCTTCGGGTTTGAAGCGCCGACCGGCTTTACCCTGACCAATGGTCCTGCCGCCGTGACCATCGAAGGTCCGAACCGGTCCCGCGCCATCTTCGCCGCCGGCAAGATCGGCGGCGCCAGGCTGGAAGACTATGCCGTCAACCTGATGCGGCAGGCGGCCAACCAGACCCCGATATCCATGGGCCAGCCCCAGTCCACCAAGATCAACGGTGTGGACTCCGTAATGGTCCCGGCCCTGGCCCGGACAGCCAATGGCGATGTCGAGTTCGTGGTGGTCGTCTATGCGACGGGCGGCGAGACTGGATACCAGTTCCTGGCCCAGGCCCCGGCGGGGACTGCCCGGGTCTTCGACCCCATGTTCAACTCCTTCCACAGGATCACGGCGGCCGAGGTCGCAAAGCTGCGCCCCCGCAGGATCGAACTGGTGACGGTCAAGGCCACCGACACGGTCGCCAGCCTGTCAGCCCGCATGGCCGTGGAGGGTTTTCAGCAGGAGACCTTCATGGCGATCAACGGCCTCGAGCCAGGGGCGGCGCTGAAGCCCGGGCGCAGGGTGAAGCTGGTTTCGGCGACGAAGTAG
- a CDS encoding ornithine aminotransferase has translation MSNDAHLKDSVLAELQWAPAVNAAHIGVTVHDGVVTLTGHVETYAEKHAAEVAVRSIKGVRAIAEEIEVKLAFDVKRSDEEIAAAVVMRMAWDSTLPKNAIKATVQNGWVTLTGDVDWGYQHESAGHEVQKLWGVVGVSNNIKVNPRVDTQSISSDIQHALHRSWFDPQHIKVTARDGRVKLTGTVHTISERLLAANTAWSAPGATDVENHLVIA, from the coding sequence ATGTCAAACGACGCACATCTGAAGGATTCCGTCCTTGCCGAACTGCAGTGGGCGCCCGCTGTCAACGCCGCCCACATTGGCGTCACCGTCCACGACGGCGTCGTAACCCTGACCGGCCACGTGGAGACCTATGCCGAAAAGCACGCGGCCGAGGTCGCCGTCCGAAGCATCAAGGGCGTTCGCGCCATTGCCGAGGAGATCGAGGTCAAGCTGGCCTTTGACGTGAAGCGGTCGGACGAGGAGATCGCCGCCGCCGTGGTCATGCGCATGGCCTGGGATTCCACTCTGCCCAAGAACGCCATCAAGGCCACGGTCCAGAACGGCTGGGTCACCCTGACCGGCGATGTCGACTGGGGTTATCAGCACGAATCCGCGGGGCATGAGGTCCAGAAGCTCTGGGGCGTCGTCGGCGTCTCGAACAACATCAAGGTCAATCCGCGGGTGGACACCCAGTCCATCAGCAGTGACATCCAGCACGCCCTGCACCGGTCCTGGTTCGATCCCCAGCACATCAAGGTCACAGCCCGCGACGGCCGGGTGAAGCTGACCGGAACCGTTCACACCATCAGCGAGCGCCTGCTGGCCGCAAACACCGCCTGGTCGGCGCCGGGCGCCACAGACGTGGAAAACCATCTCGTCATCGCCTAG
- a CDS encoding alpha/beta hydrolase produces MPEVVLTGAAGRIEGRYTAGKTETAPIALIMHPHPKAGGQMNNPVNVQLFHLFMKRGFSVLRFNFRGVGRSQGEFDSGIGELADAATALDWLQTTNPAASQCWVAGYSFGAWVSMQLLMRRPETDGFISVSPPTNMYDFSFLAPCPASGLILHGSADTVVPPVEVERVVSKLRTQKGIVIDHEVVDGASHFWAENLPDVERHVGDYLDKRIAADPI; encoded by the coding sequence ATGCCTGAGGTGGTTTTGACCGGCGCAGCCGGACGGATTGAAGGTCGCTATACGGCCGGCAAGACTGAAACGGCGCCCATCGCCCTGATCATGCACCCGCACCCCAAGGCCGGCGGGCAGATGAACAACCCGGTCAATGTCCAGCTCTTCCACCTGTTCATGAAGCGCGGCTTCTCGGTTCTGCGCTTCAATTTCCGTGGCGTGGGCCGCAGCCAGGGTGAGTTCGACTCCGGCATTGGCGAGTTGGCTGACGCCGCCACCGCCCTGGACTGGCTGCAGACCACCAATCCCGCCGCCTCCCAGTGCTGGGTCGCCGGCTATTCCTTCGGGGCCTGGGTCAGCATGCAGCTGCTGATGCGCCGCCCTGAAACCGACGGCTTCATCTCGGTGTCGCCGCCGACCAACATGTACGACTTCAGCTTCCTGGCCCCCTGCCCCGCTTCGGGCCTGATCCTGCACGGCAGCGCCGATACGGTTGTGCCGCCGGTGGAAGTCGAACGCGTGGTTTCCAAGCTGCGCACGCAGAAGGGCATTGTCATTGACCATGAAGTGGTCGACGGCGCTTCCCACTTCTGGGCGGAAAACCTGCCGGATGTGGAACGTCATGTGGGCGACTATCTGGACAAACGGATCGCCGCCGACCCAATCTAG
- a CDS encoding class II poly(R)-hydroxyalkanoic acid synthase, with protein sequence MTKPGIRLEGGGATENTSGLNPMIGIAREDLMGAVAVMLRETAGRPAKTLKHLKAFGSDVADIVTQKSELAPSPKDKRFMDPAWRTNPFYKGAMQYYLAAQKGMNAWIQDVEFDDLERARASFITGMVMDSVAPTNTLIGNPSAMKKAFETGGVSLIKGLQNAYEDMTKNDGIVSQVDKRPFKVGENLATSPGDVIYRTEIMELIQYAPSTEQVREIPLMIIPPQINKAYVNDLSPDKSMVRYLVAHGFTVFLVSWRNPSKEHAAWGLGHYVDSLIEATDVIAKVTKSDKVNVTGACSGGITTATLLSKLAARGDERINAVSLMVCVLDPDAGDSESGALVSKHGIEMARRRSAKKGILEGSSLSRTFAWLRPNDLVWNYVINNYLHGEAPAPFDILFWNNDATNLTATLHSDYMGVYETQPFRNPGEAELAGHMVDLKAVKNDVFIVAGVTDHITPWKACYRTTQLIGSENVEFVLSQSGHIQALLNPPGNPKSKYFHSKTRPPADIDAWLNGAAEEHSGSWWPFWVEWMGDRAGDLKAAPKQTGNKTYKSLGPAPGQYAFG encoded by the coding sequence ATGACCAAGCCCGGAATTCGCCTCGAGGGCGGCGGCGCCACCGAGAACACCAGCGGCCTCAATCCGATGATCGGCATTGCCCGCGAAGACTTGATGGGCGCTGTGGCGGTCATGCTGCGCGAGACCGCAGGTCGGCCCGCCAAGACCCTGAAGCACCTGAAGGCTTTCGGATCTGATGTGGCCGACATCGTGACCCAGAAGTCCGAGCTGGCGCCGTCTCCCAAGGACAAGCGGTTCATGGACCCGGCCTGGCGGACCAACCCCTTCTACAAGGGCGCCATGCAATACTATCTGGCGGCCCAGAAGGGCATGAATGCCTGGATCCAGGACGTCGAGTTCGATGACCTGGAGCGCGCGCGGGCCTCCTTCATCACCGGCATGGTCATGGATTCCGTGGCCCCGACCAACACTCTGATCGGCAATCCCTCGGCCATGAAGAAGGCCTTCGAGACCGGCGGCGTGTCCCTGATCAAGGGCCTGCAGAACGCCTATGAGGACATGACCAAGAATGACGGGATTGTCAGCCAGGTGGACAAGCGGCCCTTCAAGGTCGGCGAGAACCTGGCCACCAGCCCCGGCGATGTCATCTATCGCACCGAGATCATGGAGCTGATCCAGTACGCCCCGTCGACCGAGCAGGTCCGGGAAATCCCGCTGATGATCATCCCGCCCCAGATCAACAAGGCCTATGTGAACGACCTGTCCCCGGACAAGAGCATGGTCCGCTATCTGGTGGCCCACGGCTTCACGGTCTTCCTGGTCAGCTGGCGCAATCCGTCAAAGGAACACGCCGCCTGGGGGCTGGGCCACTATGTGGACTCCCTGATCGAAGCCACCGACGTCATCGCCAAGGTCACCAAGTCCGACAAGGTCAATGTGACGGGCGCCTGCTCAGGCGGTATCACCACCGCGACCCTGTTGTCCAAGCTGGCCGCCCGGGGAGATGAGCGGATCAACGCCGTCTCCCTGATGGTCTGCGTGCTGGATCCCGATGCAGGCGACAGCGAGAGCGGCGCCCTTGTCTCAAAGCACGGCATTGAAATGGCCCGCCGACGTTCCGCCAAGAAGGGCATTCTCGAGGGCTCGTCCCTGTCGCGGACCTTCGCCTGGCTGCGTCCCAATGACCTGGTCTGGAACTATGTCATCAACAACTACCTGCACGGCGAGGCCCCGGCGCCCTTCGACATCCTGTTCTGGAACAATGACGCGACCAATCTGACCGCGACCCTGCATTCAGACTATATGGGCGTCTATGAGACCCAGCCCTTCCGCAATCCCGGTGAGGCTGAGCTGGCGGGGCATATGGTGGACCTGAAGGCCGTCAAGAACGACGTCTTCATCGTCGCAGGCGTCACCGACCACATCACCCCGTGGAAGGCTTGCTACCGCACCACCCAGCTGATTGGCTCGGAGAATGTGGAATTCGTCCTGTCCCAGTCGGGCCACATCCAGGCCCTGCTGAACCCGCCCGGCAATCCCAAGTCGAAATACTTCCACTCCAAGACCCGGCCGCCGGCCGACATCGACGCCTGGCTAAATGGCGCGGCTGAGGAACATTCCGGCTCCTGGTGGCCTTTCTGGGTGGAGTGGATGGGTGACCGGGCAGGGGACCTCAAGGCCGCGCCCAAGCAGACCGGCAACAAGACCTACAAATCCCTCGGCCCCGCGCCGGGCCAATACGCCTTCGGCTGA
- a CDS encoding methyltransferase, whose protein sequence is METLWPPLQSGTVQTVPPTPAQLRDKAWAEVEDLVELQLKPLGELALAALSLGPGDKVADIGCGGGRTLSAIAEAVGPAGTAVGIDQSAAMAERAQALCSGLPQVQVICADAGRYEFQTREFTAVYSRFGVMFFEKPADAFANIRRGLSPGGRMAFVCWRSMQENELDYAPIKAAGSVLPRHLVEAAGEALPFSLARRDTIDAVLIAAGFSHLEIEPRDLAVSSGDLGAMLEVSLKVGSLGSLLREYPDYAEAARPLVEAMLKTKAASGGVYLKAAVWIVIATA, encoded by the coding sequence ATGGAGACACTCTGGCCTCCACTTCAGAGTGGAACCGTTCAGACCGTGCCCCCAACACCAGCCCAGCTTCGCGACAAGGCTTGGGCTGAGGTCGAAGACCTCGTCGAGCTTCAATTGAAGCCGCTTGGGGAGCTTGCCTTGGCCGCCCTGAGTTTGGGCCCAGGCGACAAGGTCGCGGACATTGGCTGTGGCGGCGGCAGAACCCTCAGCGCGATAGCCGAAGCCGTGGGGCCTGCAGGCACAGCGGTTGGCATTGACCAATCAGCGGCGATGGCAGAGCGAGCGCAAGCCCTCTGCAGCGGCCTTCCCCAGGTTCAAGTCATCTGCGCCGACGCCGGACGCTATGAATTTCAAACCCGGGAATTCACAGCAGTCTATTCCCGCTTCGGCGTCATGTTCTTTGAGAAGCCCGCAGATGCCTTTGCCAACATACGTCGCGGCCTAAGCCCAGGCGGCCGGATGGCCTTTGTCTGTTGGCGGTCCATGCAGGAAAACGAACTGGACTATGCGCCCATCAAAGCCGCCGGCTCGGTTCTGCCACGCCACCTGGTCGAAGCGGCAGGCGAGGCCCTTCCCTTCTCCCTGGCGCGCCGCGATACCATTGACGCAGTTCTGATCGCAGCTGGGTTCAGCCATTTGGAGATCGAGCCCCGTGACCTAGCGGTCAGCAGCGGCGACCTCGGAGCCATGCTTGAAGTGAGCCTGAAGGTAGGATCCCTCGGTAGCCTGCTTCGAGAATACCCAGACTATGCCGAAGCCGCCCGTCCCCTCGTCGAAGCCATGCTGAAGACGAAGGCGGCTTCAGGCGGGGTCTATCTAAAGGCGGCTGTGTGGATCGTCATAGCAACCGCCTGA
- a CDS encoding poly(3-hydroxyalkanoate) depolymerase: MRAGGRQLRVAVWKATEKGAGNKRPLLFFNGIGASIELMAPLAAWFTDRDLISFDMPGVGGSPKPSAPYRPWTMAWTAARILDQLGYDKVDVMGVSWGGGLAQQFAFQHPRRTGRLILAATSAGMIMVPGDMKALSKMADPQRYIDPDFMRKNFQTLYGGETLGADDHIGRIVPPSRTGYLYQLGAMAGWTSVPFLPLMKAPTLIMMGDDDRIVPAINGRILEGLIPNATLEIVPGGGHLFLVSRAEDVMPRIREFLDDSYETASRKAAA, translated from the coding sequence ATGCGGGCTGGCGGCCGCCAGCTGCGGGTCGCCGTCTGGAAGGCGACAGAAAAGGGCGCTGGCAACAAGCGCCCTCTACTGTTCTTCAACGGCATTGGGGCCAGCATCGAACTGATGGCGCCCCTGGCCGCCTGGTTCACCGACCGGGACCTGATCTCCTTCGACATGCCCGGCGTCGGCGGATCGCCCAAGCCCAGCGCGCCCTACCGGCCCTGGACCATGGCCTGGACCGCTGCGCGGATCCTGGACCAACTGGGCTATGACAAGGTCGATGTCATGGGGGTCTCCTGGGGCGGGGGCCTGGCCCAGCAGTTCGCCTTCCAGCATCCCCGCAGGACCGGCCGCCTGATCCTGGCCGCCACCTCGGCCGGCATGATCATGGTGCCCGGCGACATGAAGGCCCTGTCCAAGATGGCCGATCCCCAGCGCTATATCGACCCGGACTTCATGCGGAAGAACTTCCAGACCCTCTATGGCGGCGAAACCCTGGGGGCTGACGACCACATCGGCCGGATCGTTCCGCCCTCCCGGACGGGCTATCTCTACCAGCTGGGCGCCATGGCCGGCTGGACCAGCGTGCCCTTCCTGCCCCTGATGAAGGCCCCGACCCTGATCATGATGGGCGACGACGACCGGATCGTTCCGGCCATCAACGGCCGCATCCTGGAAGGCCTGATCCCCAACGCGACCCTGGAGATCGTCCCCGGCGGCGGGCACCTGTTCCTGGTGTCGCGGGCTGAGGACGTCATGCCGCGGATCCGAGAGTTCCTGGACGACAGCTATGAGACGGCGAGCCGGAAGGCGGCGGCCTAG